The Bifidobacterium asteroides genomic interval CGACATCAGCCGCCGGGTCAGAGCTGCGGCCGAGAAGCTCAACTATTCGGCCAACTTTGCTGCCAGCGCGCTCCGCTCGGACCGTAGCAGAACCATAGGGTTGGTTCTGTGCGGCACCTCCACCGGCCTAGACGGGTCCATCCTGGATCTGCTCAGCAGAAGGCTGACCGAGCAGGGCCGCTACCTGCTGGTCATATCCGTCAGGGGCGACCAGGAGCGCGAGGCGGCTATCAGGTCCATGGCGGCCCGACAGGTCGAAGGAATCATCGTCGTTCCTTCGCTGGACGACGATCCGGTCGGCATGCCCGCCGACCTGCCATCCGGGCTGCCCATCGTTCAGGTCGGCGGCAGACCGGTCTCCTACCACACCAGCTGGGTCGGCACGGACCAGGCCGCCTCCATGCGGCTGATCATCGCCCACCTAGCAGAACAGAACGCGCACGCTGTGGCCTATCTGAGCCGCGAGCTGAGCACCAGCGCTGCCACCGAGCTCTTCACGACCTTCTCCACCCTGACCAACACCTTGGGGATGACTCCTCAGCCGGACTGGGTCCAGTTCGGCCCATGCAGCATGCAACGCGGCCACGATGCCGTCGTAACCATGCTCAGCGGGGGAAACGACCGTCCCGATGCCATCATCTGCGGGGACGACTCGCTGGCTCTGGGCGCTCTGATGGCCTGCAACCAACTGGGCTTCCGGGTTCCCGACCAAGTCAAGGTGGCCGCCTTCGTGGACAGCCCGGCCTGCCTGGTCAGCAGTCCGACCTTGACCGCAGTCAAGACTCCCCTGGAGGGCATCGTCCAGGAGGCCCTGCGGCTGATCGACGCCAAGGGACAGTCCATTCTGCCATCCCACGTGGCTCTGCCGCCGGCACTGGAGTGCAGGGAATCGACCTGGTCGCCAAGGATCGGCAGCAGCGACATGACCTCGCCAGGCACTTTCGCCTGATGAACCCTTGGGTTTGCACTCAGACCAGCAGGGTGCAGAAAAGGGCCTCGAAGTCCAGGAGTGGCGAACCGTTGGCAGCCAGTCTCCTGCGAGCCCGGGCGATCAGCTGAATGCGGTCGATAGCCCCCTGCCTGGAGAGTCTGACGGACAGATCGGCAATTGCCGCCCGATTCTCCAGGTTGACCAAGCCGGCCTTCTCCTCGGCACCGTTCTGCAGGACGCCCACATCCCGGTAGACGCTGGCCAGGGTGCTCAGATTGCGGTCCAGCACATCCCGGGTCAGCCTGGTGACCCGCCGACGGACCTGATCCTTGCCCCCCAAGGCATGGTAGGCCCCGCGCAGCTGCCGGGGAATGCGCTCCTTGTCCCTGAGCCCGTTGATCTGCCGAAACTCCCGCTCGTCCCTGGCCACCTCATCGTCCACGGTGGCGGTGGCCTGATCGCGGGCCGCATCAACCACCCGAGCTGCCAGGATCACGGCATCCGAGGCACGCCGCAGACCCAGCAGACCTACCACCAGCTCATCGCGGTCGGCCAGGACCTGACTCTTGGTGGCATAGAGACGGGCGATGCCGATATGCCCCTGAGCCAGACGGGCGGCCTTGGCGGCCAGAGGCCGGTCCACACCCACCTGATCGGTCAGGAAATCGGCCACAGCAGTGTTGGACGGCACCGCCAGGTTGAGCACCCTGGTCCGCGAGCGGATGGTGGGCAGCACATCTTGGGCGCTGGGTGCACACAGGAGCCAGATAGTGTGCTCAGCCGGCTCCTCGATCTCCTTGAGCAGCACGTTGGTGGTCCGCTCCAGCATCCGGTCCACGTCTTCGATGATGATGACCCGCCAGCGCGAGGTTGAAGGCATCTGCTCCGAGGTCATGATCAGCTCCCTGACCTCGTTGATGCCGATAGTGACCTTGTTGGTGGACAGTATGGTCACATCCGGATGGGTTCCTGCCAGGACCTGCTGGGTGACGCGGGTGGGTTGGTCGCTCAGCCCCTGATCCGGACTGATCAGGGCCGCCGCGAAAGCCCGGGCCAGATTGGAGCGCCCTGATCCAGGAGGGCCGCAGATAAGCCAGGACTGCGCCACCTCGTCATGGCCCTGCGCCTGAGCGGCCACCGTCCGCTTGAGCAGATCGACCGTGGGCTGCTGGCCCACAATGGCATCCCAGACGCTCATCGGGTCTTCCGCAGGAGCCGGGACCGGAGCAGCCAGCGGGCCGGTGAATCCGCAGGAATCGAATCGTCGTCAGCATCCCCGCCGACTGTGCCCGCATCCATGGACTGGTCGTCCTGGCCTAGACCAGCCTCCGGTGTCTGATCGGACGCATCCGCAGCCTCAGTCCAGTCCGACTCGGCATCCTGCTCATCGTCCTCGTATCCTGCAGCCGATTCATCATCGTCGACATCGTCCTGCGCATCATCATTCTCATCGTCAACCTGCGGCAGATCCGGCTCGCGTCCTTCGACCAACTTGTCCAAATCATCTTGGATGATCTGCCAGACTTGGTCGATGGGCTGGGTAGCGTCGATAACCAGGAACCGGTCGGGCTCATTGTGAGCCAGCTGCAGAAATGCCTGACGCACATGCTGCTGGAAATCGTCGCCAGCCGACTCCAGACGATCAGGCTCATGATTCAGACGCGACTTGGACTGAGACGGATCCGCATCCAGCAGGTAGGTGCGCTTGGGCAGCAAACCCTGACTGGCCCACAGGCTCAGCCGACGGATCACATCCGCCGACAGATCACGGCCTCCGGCCTGATAGGCCACTGAGGAATCCAGGTACCGGTCGCAGAGCACAATGTCTCCTCGCTCCAGAGCCGGACGCACCACCTGGGCCACATGCTCGGCACGATCCGCTGCATAGAGCAGAGCCTCGGTCCTGGGGGCCAGATCGTCGGAGGCGTCAACCACGTCGGTACCCCCGGTCACGGCAACAGAAGGAAAGGCGGCCAAGCCGTGCAGAACGAGTTCCCGGATGGTCAATCCGACCGGAGTGCCTCCTGGCTCGCGGGTGACCAGGGACCGCAGGCCGCACTCCTGCAGATAATCGTGTGCTCGTTGGACCTGGGTGGTCTTGCCTGCCCCGTCCACACCCTCGAAGGAAATGAACAAACCATCGCTCATGCCTGATGCTCCGTAGTCTTGGAAGTCTTGGTGGCCTTGGCCTTCTTTGTGGTTTTGCGGGCTCGAGTGGCCGACTTGCGGGCAGTAGACTTTCGTGCGGTCGTCTTGCGAGCGGTCCGGCCGCGCCGCTTGGCAGGTCCGGCCGCACGCTTCTCTGCCAGCAGTCGGAAGGCCACCTCCGGTTCGATGGACTGGGCCGTGTACTGCTTGGGCAGGGTCCTGTTGGTCTGCCCGTCGGTGATGTAGACGCCGTAGAATCCGTCCTTGATGGTGACGGGTTTGCCGCTGTCAGGGTCCGTACCCAGCTCACGAAGAGGAGGCTTGGCCGCGCTCCGGGAACGCCGTCCGTACTTGGGCTGGTCGAAGAGGGCCTTGGCCCCGGACTGGTCAATGGTGAAAATCTGGTCCTCGTCGGTCAGCGAACGCGTCTCGGTGCCGCCGTCGGCTTTGGTGGCCGTCAGGTAGGGACCATAGCGGCCGTTGCTGGCTGTGACTGTGGCCTGGCTGGTTGCTCCAGTCTTGGCATCGGTCAGCTCGATGCTGCCCACCGTCCTGGGCAGGCTGAGCAGCTTCAGGGCATCCTCCAGGGTGACCGTGTCCGGATCCATGGTTTTGAAGAGCGAGGCCATCTTGGGCTTAGGACCTGTTCGCTTGGCCGTCCGTGCAGTCTTAGTGGCAGGCTTCTTCTGTTCGGCCGCATCCTCTTCGGGGCTGATCAGGGCCACGTAGGGCCCGAATCGGCCCTTGCGCACCTCGACCCGACCGCCGGTCTCCGGATCTTTGCCCAGCTGACGAGGACCGCCTGCGTTGGCTGCAATCAGCTCATGGCCCGCTGCCACAGTCAGCTCGTCCGGGGCCATGGTTGGTGGCAACGAAGCCCGCTTGGGGTTGCCGTCGGCATCCAAGTCGGCCGTATCCTCAAGATAGGGGCCATAGCGGCCGACCCTCACCTGCAGGCCATCGCCTATTTCGATGGTGTTGATCTTGCGAGCGTCGATGTCTCCCAACTGGGCCACCTGCTCCTGCAAGCCTTGATGAGCCTGGTCAGCGTTCTGAGCGGCGCCAGGGCCCGAGCCGAAGTAGAACCGGGTCAGCCAGTCCTTGCCTCGCTCCTTGCCATGGGCGATCATATCCAGGCCGTTCTCCATTTGCGCCGTGAACTGGTAGTCCACGTACTTGGGGAAATTGGTCTCCAGCAGCCTGACCACTGAAAAGGCCAGCCAAGAGGGGATCAGCGCGCGACCACGCTCGTAGACGTATCCGCGATCGATGATGGTCGAGATGATGCTGGCATAGGTGGAAGGCCTGCCGATCTCCTTGGCTTCCAGGGTCTTGACCAGTGATGCCTCGGTGTAGCGTGCAGGCGGCTGGGTCTCATGCCCCTCAGGTTCTAGGGAGGCGGCACGAAGCACGTCCCCCTGCTGGACCGGAGGCAGGGAAGAATCCTCATCAGTCTGTTCAGAGCCTGCACCCATGGCTTTGAGGAAGCCAGGGAACTTGATGACGGTGCCTGAAGCCTGGAAGAGGGCTGTGCCCTCCTTGCCCGCCTGCGCCGACAGGCGAATGGTGGCTGTGGAACCGGTGGCGTCAGCCATCTGCGAAGCCAGGGTGCGCCGCCAGATCAGGGTGTAGAGCTTGAGCTGGTCAGGGGCCAGACGGTCGGCCAGCTCCTGGGGCCTGTGGAAGGTGGAACCGGCGGGCCGGATGCATTCGTGGGCCTCCTGGGCCCCGGCAGTCTTAGTCACATACTGCTTGGACTCAGCCGACAGGTACTCGGCCCCGTACTCACGTTCGACCCCCTTGCGAGCAGCGGCAATGGCCTCCTGGGAGAGAGTGACCGAATCGGTACGCATATAGGTGATGAACCCGTTCTCATAGAGCCCCTGGGCAGCGCGCATGGTGGCCCGGGAACTCATGCCCAGCCGGTTGCCTGCCGTCTGCTGCAGGGTAGACGTAGTGAAGGGGGGCTGGGGGCGCCGCCGGTAGGGCTTGGTCTCCATACCCGTCACCGTGAAGTCCTGATTTTTCAGCGTCTCAGCCAGGCTTCGGGCGTGCTGCTCATCCAGCTGCAGGACCTGCTCCTTGGCTGCAGCCTGCGTCAGCTGACCCTTGGAGGTGAAGTCCTTGGAGACCGCCAGCCGCTGATCCCCCAGGCCGATCATCCGCGCCTGAAAACCGCCCGACGATGACGATTCCCTAGCATCCTCCTGCACCAGATGCGCTAGCAGATCCCAGTAGGAGGCCTTGACAAAGGCCATGCGCTCACGCTCGCGCTCCACAATCAGCCGAGTCGCCACAGACTGGACGCGCCCGGCGCTCAGCCCCGGACCCACCTTGCGCCAGAGCACCGGTGAAAGTTCATAGCCATAGAGCCGATCCAGAACCCTGCGGGTCTCCTGGGCATCCACCATGTGGGCATCCACGTCCCTGGTGTGCTTGAGCGAATTCTTGATGGCCTCTGGGGTGATCTCATGAAAGACCATGCGCTTTACCGGCACCTTGGGTTTGAGGGTCTGGACCAGGTGCCAGGCGATGGCCTCCCCCTCCCGATCCTCATCAGTGGCCAGATAGAGCTCGTCGGCGTTCTTCAGCGCCTTCTTGAGCTCGGACACCGTGTGCTTCTTCTTATCGTCCACGATGTAGTAGGGCTTGAAGCCATCGTTCACGTCCACGCCGAACTTGCCGTAGGCCTTCTTCTGGGAGGCCGGGATCTGCGATGGCTGGGCCAGGTCGCGGATATGACCCACCGAGGCCATGACCGTGTAGCCCTTACCCAGGTACCCGCCGATCTTCTTTGCCTTGGTTGGCGACTCAACAATGACGAGCTTATTGCCGGATGCCATGGCCTCTCCTTATATTGTGGTCTTTCGCACGCCATCTTACTCACGAGGTTCCGTCACCATGCAAATCAAGGGGTCATGTGCACGGGTGTGGATCCCTGGGGTCGACAGTGGATGAACCAAAGACGTTCGGTACGCTCAGAGACTGACTTCAGTCATTCTGGGGAGGAGCCGGAGGCCGACCGACAAGGCCCATCCTGGTCAGAGGCGAGGCCGTGATCTGCCTCAGCGCCAGAACCAGCCCCAGGGTCAGCGACAGAAGGGAGGCCATCAGTATGACGGCCGAGCAATGAACCCCGTAGGCCGCCCACCGAGCGCCGATCTCCAGACCAGGGCTGACCTGCCAAATGACATAGCAGGCATAGAGCATCCCCAGGAACCCTGCCACCAGCATCAAGGTGGCGACAATCTGGATCGAAGCCGAGGACATCCTGGTTCCAGGAACGTCCATCCCGGTGCCACGAGTGACGGCCAGAGCAATGAGGCAGAGACCGACCGAAATAAGCACGCCCATGACCACGTCTGAGGGGCGGTGCCAGCCTCCCTGCACCAACGAGCAGCCCACAGACAGGTCAAAGGCGAACCCCACCAAGGCGACCGGAGCCCTCCAAACACGCGGCACCACACAGAGCAGAGCCAGCACCACCGCCAAAGCCAGGATGGTGTGCCCTGAGGGGGCCGAATTGGCTGTGGAAGCCTGAGAATGGATCAGCACCGGGCGAGGCAGGAAGCGCTTGAGAATGCGCGCCGCCCCGTAGACTACCAGAGCATAAACGGCTACCTGGCCGAGCAGCCACCACCGGCGCCTGACCAGAACAACCACCAGGGCTGCAAGGCCCAGCACCACGCAGATCACCACAGTCACATAGGGCATGGCGAACAGTCCCAGATAAGCCTTGACAAGGGGCGCCTGATCAAGGAAACCGCGGAAGTTGGTCAGGGCCATGTCGTCATAGGTCTGCCCGGGAACAGTCCACACAGCTGCCCACCAGACCAGAGCCGCCAGACCCAGGCAGGCCAGGCCGGCGACCAGGCACAGAACCAGAGCCGAAATCCGGGGGCGAGACGTCAAAGGATCCCGGTCAACATGGCTGCCGTCCGCTTCGGTCTGCTCATTCGGATCCCTGTACCAGGTTTCCTGGGCCTCGCCCTGCTTGTGCTTGTTGGTCATACCTCAAGACTCTAACCAACCCCTGGGTCGACAGCCGACACCCCGTCCGACGGACGCGTTCCCTTCACGACTTCAGCCAGCCCAGGCAGGACAACTATGAAAAAACTCCCACGCACCCGCCAGAGGCCACTTACCCTTGCTGCATTCCTGCCCTGGGGGGATTGGGTGACATAACGCCACGTGAGAGCAAGTCACTATGATAGCAGACAGATTCCACTTGTCCACCAAGAAGCACCGAACCCTCCATGCCAGGTGCGCATTCAGTTGACATCACCGCCCGCCGTTTCCCCAACCAGGCCCGTACGCTAGCATGTAAACAACAGGATCGCCGTACTCCAGCGGTTGATCACGGATCATGCCGGACCCTGACAATAGACAATAGGCACCCCGGCATCACAGCGACAAGGGATGGATGGCAGAAGACGAATGGCTGACATGGATGCTGATTTGGTGATTGTAGGCGCTGGCTTGTTTGGCCTGACCGTGGCCCAGCAGGCGGTCGAGCACAGTGGAGCCCGGGTGCAGATCATCGACGTGCGCGACCACATCGGCGGCAACGCATACTCCTACATGGATAAGGAGACCGGGGCCGAAATCCACAAGTACGGCGCGCACCTCTTCCACACCTCCAACCGCAAGGTCTGGGAGTACGTCAATCGCTTCACCGAGTTCACCGACTACACCCACCGGGTCTACACCACCCACAAGGGCGAGGTCTATCCTCTGCCCATCAACCTGGGCACCATCAACCAGTTCTTCCACGCCCACTACACCCCCCAGCAGGCCAGGGATTTGATTCGTCAACAGGCCGGCGAATTGGCCGGGACCGACCCGGGCAACCTGAACGATCAGGGGATCAGCCTGATCGGCCGCCCCCTCTATGAGGCCTTCATCAAAAACTACACGGCCAAGCAGTGGCAGACCGACCCCTCACAGCTGCCCGCCTCCATCATCAAGCGGCTGCCGGTGCGATTCAACTACGACAACCACTACTTCAAGGACACTTGGGAGGGCCTGCCCAAGGACGGCTACACGGCCTGGTTCGAGAGGATGATCGACGACCCGCGCATCCAGGTGAGCCTGAAAACCGACTTCTTTGACGACTCCCAGCCCTGGAACCGGGATGCTCTGGTCGGACAGGTCCCCGTGGTCTACACGGGCCCGGTCGACCGCTACTTCGACTACCGCCTGGGCGAGCTCAAATGGCGGACCGTGGACTTCAAGGAGCGCCGCTATGACGAGGACGACCACTTCGGCTGCCCGGTCATGAACTTCTCCGATCCCGACGTGCCCTACACCCGCGCCATCGAGTTCAAGAACTTCAACCCCGAACGCTACGACCGGCAGAACCATGAGCGCACCGTGGTCTGGGAGGAGTACAGCCGCTTCGCCGGCAAGGGCGACGAGCCCTACTACCCCATCAACACGGGCGACGACCGCGCCCTCTACACCCAGTACAAGCAGCTGGCAGCCCAGCAGCCGAAGGTGGTCTTCGGCGGCCGCCTGGGCACCTACGCCTACTATGACATGCACCAGGTCATCAATTCAGCTCTGGATGCCTGGGACAAGCGGATCGCCCCCCTGGTAGGCCACACCAAGGACTGAAACCCTGATCGCACTCCTGACGATCTTCCAGGGGCAATTCAGAGGGAATCCTTGAAGGGAGCCTGAGACTGAAGAGACCAGCGCCAGGTTGAGTCAGCAAATCCGAAAACACTGTGCCCCGTTCAGAATACAAAGAGGCCGGCCGCCCATGAAAAGCGACCGGCCTCTTTCCAGACCAGGCATCTACCATTCATGCCTTCGGGACGACCTCGGAAGAGGCGCCCCCCAGACATCAATCAGGCAGAATCTGCAGGCTCAGGCGTGCCAGACGTCCTTGCCGTTCTCCTTGGCGGCCTTGACATCGGCATCCAGGGCGCTCTCGTCGCCCTCCACCTTGCCGGCGATGTAATCCTCGACCAGCTGGCGCGCCTCGTTGTCCTCATGCTGAACAGCCGGGGACTTCATGAAGTAGGAGCTGGGTGCCAGCACCGGGCCGGCCAGGTGGCGGTCCAGGGCGATCTTGGCGGCACGCAGGGCATCGATGACGATGCCGGCCGAGTTGGGCGAATCCCAGACCTCCAGCTTGTACTCCAGATTCAGCGGGACATCGCCGAAGGTGGTGCCCTCCAGACGCACGAAGGCCAGCTTGCGGTCATCCAGCCAGGCCACATAGTCGGAGGGACCGATGTGGACGTTGTGGGGATCCATATCGTGAGGAACGATGGAGGTGACCGCACGGGTCTTGGAAACCTTCTTGGACTCCAGGCGAGAGCGCTGCAGCATGTTCATGAAGTCCATGTTGCCGCCCACGTTCAGCTGGTAGGTGCGATCCAGACGCACGCCGCGGTCCTCAAAGAGGCGGGCCATGACGCGGTGCGTGATGGTGGCGCCCACCTGGCTCTTGATGTCGTCGCCCACGATGGGCAGGCCGGCATCGCGGAACTTCTGGGCCCACTCGGGGTCGGAGGCGATGAAGACAGGCAGGCAGTTGACGAAGGCGCACCCGGCCTCGATGGCGGCGGTGGCGTAGGCCTTGTCGGCCTGCTCGGAGCCGACGGGCAGGTAGGAGACCAGCACATCGACCTTCTTGTCACGCAGAACCTGGGCCACGTCCACGGGCTCGGCATCCGACTCGGTGATCATCTTGCTGTAGTACTCGCCCAGTCCATCGCCGGTCGGCCCGCGCAGGACCTCCACGCCCTTATTGGGAACGTCGCAGAACTTGTAGGTGTTGTTCTGCGAGGCGAAAACGGCCTCGCTCAGGTCCTTGCCGACCTTGAGGGAATCCACGTCGAAGGCTGTCACGAACTCCACGTCACGAATGCGGTAGCCCCCGAAGTTGGCGTGCATGATGCCGGGGATCTTGTCATCATCCTTGGCGTCCTTGTAATATTCGACTCCCTGTACCAGCGAGGAAGCGCAGTTGCCCACGCCCGCTATAGCTACACGGATGCTCATACAAACTCCTCTGATTTACTGAGTTATTTCCAACCTAAGCATACCTTCTCCCGGTGGATTGCATGATGGAATGGAGCCTCATATGCGTGCCAGCCGGCAGTACATACCTCCAGGGAGGGCACAAACGTACGAAAATGATGAACGTTCAGCCCTAGGTCGAACAGTTTTCAGCCCTGCCGGATAGCGTGGTTGGCATGGCCAATCAGACTCGTTCAGTCAGTTCGACCTCGCCCACCCGCAGGGCCCAGTCCGGGTCGCGCGGGGGCGGCAATCGCACCGACATCCCCACCTCGCGGCATGCCGACCGGAACCCCCGGGGTAACGGGCCCCGCCGGGGACGACGTCGCAAGTCACATCGTGTGCTTAAGTGGATCCTGGCCCTGTTGGGACTGGTGCTGGTGGCCGGGGCGGCGGCCTTCGCCTACCTGTATCTGACCACCGAGATCATCCCACCGGAGAAGCAGGCCCTGGCGCAAAAGACCACGGTCTACTATGCGGACGGCACTACCCCCATCGGAACCTACGCCGACCAGAATCGGGAAATCATCGACTGCACGGTCCTTCCCAAATACGTGGGCAATGCGGTGGTCGCCTCGGAGAATCGTTCCTTCTATAAGGACAACGGCATCGATCTCAAGGGCATCGGCCGAGCCCTGCTCAACAACGTGACCAAGGGCACCCGGCAGGGCGGTTCCACCATCACCCAGCAGTACGCCGAGCGCTACTATCTGGGCGAGACCACCTCCTACAAGGGCAAGCTGCGCGAGGCCATCCTCTCCCTGAAGATCTCCAGGACCGAGAATAAGGACACGGTCCTGTGCAACTATATGAACACCATCTACTTCGGCCGCGGCGCCTACGGGATCCAGGCCGCCGCCCAGAATTACTTCGGCAAGGACGCCAAGGACCTGACCATGCCAGAGTCGGCCATGCTGGCCGGCATCATCCCCGCCCCGGCCTCCTGGGATCCGGCGATCAACCCCAAGCAGGCCGAATCGCGCTTCCACCGGGTGCTGGGCATCATGGAAGAGGACCACTACATCAGCCACAAAGACCGGGTCGGCGCCCAGATGCCGCAGACCATCAAGTACTCGCCAGAGAACGTCTACCAGGGGCCCAACGGCTACCTGCTGCGCATGGTCCGCAACGAACTGTCCTCCGGCAAAAAGGCCCCCTTCACGGCAGACGACCTGGACACGGGCGGCTACCGGATCATCACCACCATTCAGAAAGACAAACAGGATCTGATGTTCCAGGTGGCCAGTCCAACCACCGGCAACAAGCACCAGCCGCCCACCCTGCAGACCGGAGGGCTCTCGGTCGACCCCAAGACCGGCGCCATCATCTCCTTGTATGCGGGGGACGACTATCTTACCCACCAGCTCAACAATGTGGACCAGGCCACCTTCCAGGTGGGTTCGACCATGAAGGCCTACACCCTGTTGGGAGCCATCCAGGATGGGGTCAGCCTCAACACGGTCTTCAATGGCAACTCTCCACGCACCTTCTCCAGCGTGGGCAAGTCCGTCGCTAATGCCGGGCAGGTCAGCTACGGGTACATCAACCTCTACTCGGCCTTCGCCAACTCGGTCAACACGGTCTTCATGGATCTGGGCGAGCACGTGACCTCCCAGAAGACGGCCCAGCTGGCACATACGGCCGGCATCACCGGCAAGATCGACGACACGACCACCTTCGACACCCTGGGTCTGGATGCTCTTTCGGTCTATGACGTGACCCAGGGCTACGCCACTCTGGCCAACGGGGGCAAGCGACCCCTGCTGCATCTGGTGGCCCAGGTCAAGGACGGCAAGGATCAGGAGCTCTACACCGCGGCCATCCAGTCGGACCAGGTCTTCAATGCCGACCAGGTGGCCCTGCTGCAGAAAGCCATGACCACCACGGTTCAGTACGGCACCGCCTCCTACGCACGTTCCCTGGGCCGGCCCATCGCCGGCAAGACAGGTACAGCCAACGATCAGACAGCCATCTCCTTCATCGGATTCACCCCCTCGCTTCTGACCACTTTCGCCGTCTGGAACCAAGGTCAGGATGGCAGTGCCCTCAAGGTGCCTGATGTCTATCAGAACGAGTTCTATCCGGTCCAGCTGTTCACCCAGTACATGAAGTCGGCCCTGGGCAACAGCCCGGTGGAGCGTTTTCCCGCGGCCGAGGACCATGGCAAGATCGGCGGACCGGACGGCAGCTGGGGCACCGGGTATAAGCCGAGCTACTCCTATACGCCCAGGCGCAACTACAACTATGAATACGTGCCTCAGCAGCGCAACCAGCAGCAGATAGTCCCGCAGGAGGAGTCAGGAGCCGGCAGCGGCTCGGGCTCAGGCAATGGAGGCGGGGCCGAAGGCGGCAACGGCGGAACCACCGAGGGCAACTCCGGGTCAGAGTCATCCCAACAGTAAGGCTGTCCGGACAGACCGGTCCGATCCGGACGAATCAGCTGCGCTCGGATCGGACCGTAAGGCTGGTCTAGCTGGTCTGGGGTTGCTTTTTATCCCCTATTACCGCTAGCCGCGCTGGAAGCGGTTGAGGGCCGAGATGATGGCCTTGAGGGAGCTGGTGGAGATGGACGAATCGATGCCCACGCCCCAGATCACCCGGGACCTGGCCGGTTCGCCCACCTGGCATTCCACGTAGGAGGCGGCCAGGGCATCCGTGCCCGCGGTCATAGCGTGCTCGGCGTAGTCCAGAACCGAAACGGTCTGATCCAGGGACTTGAGTGCATCCAGGAAGGCCGCAATAGGACCGTTCCCATGCCCCTGAACGCGACGGCGCTCCTCAGGATCGCCCGGGGCAAGTCCCCGGTCCAGCAGGGTGGCATCGAGAACCGTGTCGGAGCCGTCCTCGCCGGAGGTGACTGCCACATTCAGGAGCTTGAAGCGTCCCCACTGCTGCAGGGTCTCGTCGCGCTGATCGGCCATGGACTCGCCGCCGACCACGCTTCCGCCGGCCTCCACGGGCAGGTACTCGTCCTTGAAGAGCCGCCAGATGTCGGCATCCTTGACCTCGCGCTTGGTCCTGTCGGCATAGCTCTGGACCAGTCGTTCGAACTCCACCTGAAGGCGCTTGGGCAGATCCAGATGGTGGTTGGCCTTGAGCAGGTAGGCCATGCCGCCCTTGCCAGACTGGGAGTTGACCCGGATGATGGCCTCGTAGTTGCCGCCCACATCCTTGGGATCGATGGGCAGGTAGGGCACCAGCCAGAGGAAGTCGTCGGGGTTGGCGTTGGCGCGCAGAGCCGCCTGCTGCCGGGCATCCAACCCCTTCTTGATGGCGTCCTGATGGGAGCCGGAGAAGGCTGTGAAGACGAAGTTGCCCACATAGGGGTGCCGCTCGGAGACGGCGATCTGATTGCAGTACTCCACCGTCCGACGGATGCCGGGCATGTCGGAGAAGTCCAGCTGGGGGTCGATCCCCTGGACCAGCATGTTCAGCCCCACCGTGCAAATGTCGACATTGCCGGTGCGTTCGCCATTGCCCAGCAGGCAACCCTCGACCCGGTCGGCCCCGGCCAGCAGACTGAGCTCTGTGGCTGCCACAGCCATGCCCTCATCGTTGTGGGGGTGCAGGGAGAGCACCACCGCATCCCGGTCCTTGAGGTTGGTGGAAATATACTCCACCTCGTCGGCGAAGACGTTGGGGGTGGTCATCTCCACGGTGTTGGGCAGGTTGATGATCATGGGGTGCTCCGGCGTAGGCCGTATCACGTCAATGACCGCGTTGCAGACCTCCAGGGAGTACTCAGGCTCT includes:
- the leuA gene encoding 2-isopropylmalate synthase; protein product: MDQDRASVFDLAAQAAASNGGNNDLLLPPPRFVGSPQKPSAMPYTKYVAYNKQVPFDYPQRTWPGKTLKRAPRWCSVDLRDGNQALVDPMDSERKLRFWNLLISMGFKEIEVGFPSASETDYDFIRLLIERELIPDDVTIVVLTQAREHLIRRTYEALRGAKRAVVHFYNSVSVLQREVVFHKDKAGIKKLATDAAELCRSLEADAKGTDLYYEYSPESFSGAEPEYSLEVCNAVIDVIRPTPEHPMIINLPNTVEMTTPNVFADEVEYISTNLKDRDAVVLSLHPHNDEGMAVAATELSLLAGADRVEGCLLGNGERTGNVDICTVGLNMLVQGIDPQLDFSDMPGIRRTVEYCNQIAVSERHPYVGNFVFTAFSGSHQDAIKKGLDARQQAALRANANPDDFLWLVPYLPIDPKDVGGNYEAIIRVNSQSGKGGMAYLLKANHHLDLPKRLQVEFERLVQSYADRTKREVKDADIWRLFKDEYLPVEAGGSVVGGESMADQRDETLQQWGRFKLLNVAVTSGEDGSDTVLDATLLDRGLAPGDPEERRRVQGHGNGPIAAFLDALKSLDQTVSVLDYAEHAMTAGTDALAASYVECQVGEPARSRVIWGVGIDSSISTSSLKAIISALNRFQRG